The stretch of DNA ATGCTGTTTCTCCATTTTAACCATCATTTTGCAGTTCTGTTCTGCTATAAGCGTACCTCCGTCAGGGAAATTGTTTTTGAGTATTTCGAGGAAGGTACGGATCTGGTCAAAAGTGAAATACATAAACAGTCCTTCAGCCAGAAAAACCGGCTCTGATTTACGTCCTTTGAGTGCTTCTTTCACCTGGCCGCACCAGCTGTCTTCAAGCGCACTTCCGGCGATCATTGTTACTCTGTCACGTTCGTCAAAAGCTTTTTTCCGGGCAGCAACTGCATCAGGCAGGTCGAGGTCGAACCAGAGTATTTTTCCGTTGTCCACTCTGGAAAAACGATCATCAAATCCTGCTCCTACATTGACCACAACAGTATCCGGATTTTTTTTAATTATCTCCTTTAACTGACGGTCCAGCATTATCGTTCTTGCAACAACGCCTTCATGTGACATAAACTTATCATACTGGTCAGTTTCAATATTAAGTGCCTTTATTATTTCGACTGCCTTCTGATCCCTTATACGCGGCTTTTTTCTGAGCGTTTCATTGGCCTTTATAGCCAGCGGAATAAGAGCAGTAGTCTGAACATCACCTAATTTTAGTTCCATAATGAATAATCCTCCTGTTTTTGTTCGGTTAGGTACCGCTAACTATTATAACACAGGATAATTCAGGAGTCAAGGGAAACACTGATTTAATCGGAAATCCGGAGGCGGGATTTGCGGTGCTTCGCCCCGAAGCCCCGCGCTGATTTATTAATAAATCGGCGTTTACCAGGAAAAAAAGAGGCCGTAAAAACAGCCTCTTTTTGTATTTATCATTTCAATAAACAAAACCCCATATCAGAAAGCATCTTAATATCACCGGCTATATCGTTGCCTGAAGTTGTAAGCATATCTCCGGTGATCGTTGCATTCGCTCCGGAAAGGAATGCTTTTTTTCCGCAGTCTTTCATAAGATCCCTGCCTGCAGCAAGACGAATCTCAGCTTCAGGAACTATATACCTGAATATAGTAACAGTCCTGAGTATGTCATCTTCAGAAAGACGCTCAAGATTTTCAAGCGGAGTACCCGGAATCGGCATAAGAGCATTTATCGGGATGGATCTTACTCCGAGTTCGGCGAGACTAACTGCCATATCAATTCGGTCTTCCCATGTTTCACCCATACCGATTATGCCGCCGGAACATACCTCGAAACCTGCGTTTACAGCACGTTTTATACAGGCGATCTTATCATCATACGTATGCGTTGAGCATATTTCAGGAAAGTATCTCCGTGAAGTTTCAATATTGCAGTGATATCTGCTTACACCGGCCGAACGAAGTCTCTGAAACTGTTCATCTGTGAGAAATCCGTGGGAGCCGCAGAGCATCATATCAGTATTTTCATGAAGTACGGTATATGCTTCAACGGCTTTTTCAAAATCAGTTTTATTAAGTGTCCTGCCGGCAGTAACGATCGAAAACCTGTGAACTCCCCTTTTTTCGTTATGCCTGCACTCTTTCAGTATTTCTTCTGTCCCGAGGAAAGGATATTCATTAACTCCGGTACAGTTGTGAGCTGACTGGGCACAGAAACGGCAGTTCTCAGAACATTTTCCGCTTTTCCCGTTAATAATACTGCACAAATCAACCTTATCACTGCAGAAATGTCTTCTGATACGGTCAGCACCTTTACACAGTGAATCGAGATCTGCTTTGAGAAAAAAAATCTGTATTGTCGCCGCGGACTATACGTTTTCCGTTTATGATCTCACCGGCAAGTTTTAAAACATCCATAGCATTTTCCTTTCATACGTGCATCATAGTTAAATAACCACCTGACAAACAGGCTCATACTACTTTATTATACTCTTTCAGAATTTAAATGTCAACTTATTCTCGAATGTCAGGTATACAATGTACTGGGAAGCAAGAAAAATATGATTCTGAGAACAGAAAAAAATCTCATATTCGCTCTCAGAATATATAAAAAGAGCAAAAAATGATATGTAATTACTGCTATAAAAATGATAAAAAACATTGAAAAAAACAGTAAAGTATGATATAATAATCAACATTAAAACTGAAAAGAATCAACATTAAATATGAAAAGAGGCTCAGACTATGATAATTGACAGAATAAACTCACCGGCAGATGTAAAAAAACTAAACAGCGACGAACTTATTGCACTTGCAGCAGATGTCCGTAAAGGTCTTATGAACAGACTTTCAAAGCGCGGCGGACATTTCGGTCCTAACTTTGGTTTCGTTGAAGCGACCATCGCTTTGCATTACGTTTTTGATTCACCGAAAGACAAATTTGTATTTGACGTATCCCACCAGTGCTACACTCACAAAATACTCACAGGCAGAAAAGCAGCTTTCTACTCGGACGAGCACTTCGGTGACATTTCCGGATACACTAATCCTGAAGAAAGTGAACATGACTTTTTCAATGTAGGTCACACTTCAACTTCCGTCAGCCTTGCCTGCGGTCTTGCGAAGGCAAGAGATCTTAATGGCGGAAAGGAAAATATCATCGCTGTGATCGGTGACGGATCACTCAGTGGCGGTGAAGCTCTCGAGGGACTCAACTTTGCTTCTGAACTTAAAAGCAATTTCATAATAATTGTAAATGACAACGATATGTCTATCGCTGAAAACCACGGCGGACTTTATAAGAACCTAAAGGATCTCCGTGATTCAGGTGGCAGATGCGAATGCAATCTTTTCAAGGCTATGGGGCTTGACTACATGTATGTAGCTGAAGGCAACGATATTTCCAAACTCATTGAAGCTTTTAAAAAGGTAAAGGATACTGATCATCCGACAGTTGTACATATCCGCACTGTAAAAGGGAGGGGCTATGAAATTGCTGAAAAAGAAAAGGAAAACTGGCACTGGCACATGCCGTTTGATCCGGAAAATCCTGACGCACCTTCTGAAGGCAGCGGTGAAGACTATGGCAGCATGACATGTGACTATCTGCTTGCAAAAATGAAAAAGGACAAAAGCGTTGTTGCAATGGTCGCTGCCGTTCCTGTTAATATTGGTTTTACAGAAGAAAAACGAAAAGAAGCCGGCGATCAGTACGTTGATGTCGGAATTGCTGAGGAGCATGCTGTTGCTATGGCATCCGGCATTGCCAAAAACGGCGGAAAGCCTGTTTTCGCAACTCATTCAAGCTTCTTCCAGAGGACCTACGATCAGATCTCACAGGATCTGTGTATAAACGGAAATTCGGCTACCCTGCTTGTAAACACTGCTTCGGTATTCGGAATGCATGACATTACTCATCTGGGTATATTCGATATTCCGATGATATCAAACATTCCGAACATGGTTTATCTCGCTCCGACATGCTGTGAGGAATACTTTGCTATGCTCGACTGGAGTATTGAACAGAACAGCTTCCCTGTTGCCGTAAGAATACCATGCAACGGTGTTGTCCACTCTGACAGAACTTTTGACACAGACTACAGCGACCTTAATAAATACAAAGTAACGGCCGAAGGCGAAAAGATCGCTGTTATCGCCCTCGGTGACTTCTATCAGACCGGTGAAAAGCTTGCCGCTCTTATCAAAGAAAAAACAGGAACCGCTCCGACACTTATCAACCCGCGTTACATAACCGGTATTGATGCTGAGCTTCTTGAAAGCCTTAAGAAGAACCACGACAGAGTCATCACTCTCGAGGATGGAATACTCGACGGCGGTTTCGGAGAAAAGATATCACGTTTCTACGGCCCGTCTGAAATGAAAGTATATAACTACGGCCTTAAAAAGGAATTTATTGACCGTTACAGCGTTGATGACATACTTAAAGCCAACAGAATAACTCCTGAACTCATCTGCGAGGATGTACTCTGATATAAAAAAGAAGGGACAACATGGGGACAATAATTGAAATCAAAAACGTAACAAAAGAGTTTAAAACACTGAACCGCCACGAAGGTCTTAAAGGAAGCCTTAAAGATCTGTTTTCGCGCGATTACAAAACCGTGCGTGCGGTAGACAATGTTTCGATGAGCATTGACCAGGGCGAGATAGTCGGTTATCTCGGACCGAACGGTGCCGGAAAATCCACCACTATCAAGATGATGACAGGCGTGCTTGAACCGACTTCCGGCGAAATACTTGTCGGAGGAAACGTTCCGTATAAGAACCGTTCAAAGAACGCAGCTGAAATAGGCGTCGTTTTCGGACAGAGAACACAGCTGTGGTGGGCACTCCCCCTCATCGAATCGTTCAGACTGTTAAAAGACATTTACCAGATATCCGACAAAGACTACAACGATATGCTTGAGCTCTACAAATCGCTTGTTGACATTGAGCCGCTCCTGCACAAGCCGGTACGCCAGATGTCGCTCGGTCAGCGTACACTCAGCGACATTCTTGCTGCATTTCTGCACAATCCGAAAATAGTCTTTCTCGACGAGCCGACGATAGGACTTGACGTATCGATGAAAGCAAAGATACGCATGCTTATCCACGAGCTCAACAGACAGAAGAATACTACCGTTATTCTTACAACACACGACATGGGTGACGTTGACGCACTCTGCCGCCGTATAGTTATTATCGACAAGGGCAAAATGCTCTACGACAACGACATAGAACACCTCAAAGGATTTTTCGGTTCATACCGTACTCTGAAGATCAGAGTTGACGGAGATATGAACACTGAAGCTGAAGCAATAAAAACGGAAGTGCCTGATTTTAAAGTATCTTCCGACGATGAATGGATATCGGTACTGGTAGATGAGGAAAAAACGAAGGTACTTGATGTACTTGGCCTTCTGCAGAAAACACACAATATCCGCGATATGAAACTCGAAGAAATATCCACTGAGGATGTCATCAAAAAGATCTACGAGGAGGGTGTGCAATGAATCTGAAGAAATATCTCACATTCACCCGTGCCGGAATCATCGAGGCACTGCAGTTCCGCCTTTCATTTGTAGTAATGGTCGCAGGAAACCTGCTTTATCTCATAGTTGTTTACTTTCTCTGGAAAGCAATTTACGCTTCTGCCGGAACCGATACTGTAAACGGCATGACTTTTACTGATACGCTTATCTATCTCGTACTGGCCACTGCGCTTTTCAATTTCATGGAAATGTACACGGTCTGGGAGATGGGACGTAACATACAGTCCGGAAAGATCGTCCTTGATCTGCTCAAACCAATGGAATACCGGAGGCTGCTCTTCTGGTCATATTCGGGCAGTTTCGTGATGCAGTTCCTTCTCACATTTCTGCCGACATTCATTGCGGTTTCAATCGTGACCCGCGGAGCAATACACTTCGGTATCAATATTCTTTACTTTATAATATCTGTAACGCTGGCGGTCATGATCAACTACAGCATTGATTTTCTCGTTGGAACAGTCTGTCTGTACACAGAATCCATCTGGGGCATAAACATTATGAAACAGGTCATTGTCCTTCTCCTTTCCGGTGCAACGATACCGATAGCATTTTTCCCGGATACAATGAGAACAGTTGTATACTATCTGCCGTTTCAGTCCATTTACAACGCGCCGCTTTCGATTCTGCTCGACGCTGATGCTGAACCGAAAACCGTATTCAGCACTCTCGGGATACAGCTTGTATGGTGCGTGGTAATGGCCGTGCTCAGCAAGGCATTCTGGAAAACATCGCTGCGACAGATAACCGTGAACGGAGGTTAAACCATGAAACGAAAAAGTTTAAGTTTTTATTTCCGTATCTACTGTAAGATCCTCGCACAGGACCTTAAAAGCAAAATGAGTTACCGTGCCGACTTTATCATTTCCACCATCGGCATGATATTTACCGACATATCCGGTTTCATAAGCTTCTGGATCATGTTCCGTAACTTTCCTTCAATAGACGGATGGAACTACTACGAGATACTGTTCCTGTACGGATTTTCACTGATCTCGCTGACACCGGTGCAGTGCTTCTTCGACAACAACTGGAGCCTGCGTCAGAACGTATATTCCGGCGACTTCATCAAATACTGCTTCAGACCGATCAATCTTTTCTTCTACTATCAGTCGGAAGTATTTGACATAAAAGGCCTCGGCCAGCTCGCTTTCGGTATCGGAACGCTCATCTACGCCTGGATAAAACTCGGTCTCGGATGTTCAGCGTTCATGATCATCAAACTGATCATCTTCCTGCTCACTGCGTCGCTTATCATGATAGCACTTCAGAACGCAGCGGCAGCTACATGTTTCTGGATACAGAATTCATTCTACGTACTTGACCTCGTATACCGTTTCAGAGACTATGCAAAATATCCGGTAACCATCTTCAGCCCGGTATTCAGATTTATTTTTACATTCTTAATGCCGATAGCATTCATCGCTTACTACCCGAGCCTTGTAATACTCCGTCCGGACCAGATACCGGTACTCTCGTGGCTTTCACCGGTCATCGGTGTTCTGTTCTTCTTCATCAGCTACAAAATATGGATGTACGGAGCTACAAGATACAGCGGCACAGGTTCGTAATGTAATGTTACCGACCACCTGTAATGTCGTCCGACAGCCGCTGTATCTTTTCATGCAGACACCGCTGCCGTTATAAAAAATACAGCACCATCATTCCGGTACATAAAAACTGGTCTGATGGTGCTGTTTTCTTTTAGGTTGGGATAAAGCCGGAAGGAATATGCTGATTTTCATTCCTTCCGGCTGTTATAATTAATATCTGTAACTAAAGGGTTGCTTCGTACAAGGTCTTGTCACCTATCTGAATCTTTTTAATTCCCTGTTCTTTGTTCTTATTGAAATTAAAACTGAGCATATATCCGACCGTCAGATCAAAATAATCAAGGTAATCGCAGATCTGCTTTTCACCTTTCTCATTGTATCTTTCACCATGCCAGATTTTCAGTTCAATCACATATCTTCTGCCAAGGTAATGAACGACTACATCCATGCGCCTCTGATTGCTTGTCTGTTCTTCGATGCTGTATGTTCCTGTACCATTTATGATCGGTGCAAGGTAAGTAAGGAAACGTTCTCTTCCTTCAGCTTCAAGAAATTCCTCAGTATCGTTTCCGTGAATACGATTATGTTCCTTTATAAAATACTCCATAATAAGCGGAATATCAAGACCGCCGTCAACCTCTGCAAAAATCGTCTTATTCGCAGAAGCCATACGTTTAAGATCTTCATTCTTCCTGCTTTCACCAATGAAGTAAGTACAAAGTCTCATCTCAAAAATACGGTTTGTTATTGCTACAACATTATGCTTATTGTAAATAAATCCGTACATTCTAAGCTGTTTCTGAGCTTCGTCATCTGGAAGATGAGCAACTGTATCTCCTCTGAAAAGTATGTTTCTCAGCTGAAGCTTTAAATCAGGATATTCCTCTAACTTTCCCATAACTGAGTCAAAAAGCGAATTATCTTCCGAAAGGATTATTCTTACAGCCTCATCAACACCCGCTTTTGTCCACGCTTCTGTAAGACTGTCAAAATACTGCGGAACAAGTTTCGTATCTATAATCTGACAGATTCGGCTCACAAAAAACGGGTATCCGTTTGTATAAGCTGTAATCTCCTTTGCAACACCAGCAGTATCCATACCCGTATTATGGTCAGCATCATACTCTTCAAGCATTCCCTTGATACCAGACTCCGAGAGACTCATATCAATATCGAAGTCAGCGGCGATATTCCACGGACTGTTCAGCTTGTGGTCTTCATCAGGTCTGATTATACCTTTCAGATGCTTGACATCCGTCACACCGGCAAGGATCACGGAATGAAACGTCTTATATCCCGGGTTCTTCGCTCTTTTCAGGTAATTTGCACGCAGCTTACCGAGAAAATCCAGAAAAAACCTGATTATTCGTCGCAGTATCAACTTCATCAATGATCAGAACGATAGGTTTAGCATTTTGCTTACACCAGCGATCAAAGATCCTGAAAATATCATTCATTACAAGGCTCTTATCTTCTGCAGTGAGTGTCTGAAATGAGTCATAAAATTCATCAGGCAAAGGAATTTCTATTGAATCTCTTGTATCACACAGCACCTGTGCCAGTCCTTTGACAAACGAGCTTTCATCAAGATAACTGCCATCAGTAAGATCCTGGAAGTCAAGACTGATCACATCATAATAATCGGACAGGAATGTATCTAAAGCCGTCAAAGTAGTAGTTTTACCATACTGACGCGCGCGGTTGATAGTAAAATACTTCTTTGCATCTACGAGTTTTTTTATCTCTTTTACACGCTCTGAGATATCTACCATGTAGTGTTCTTCAGGTATACACATAGCGGTTGTATTAAAAACCTTCATGTACTATTCTCCTTTCTGACAGAAATTCTTCATCTATTCATAATCATATTTATTATACCATATCAGAGTCCGGATGGAAAGAACTTTTTTTCCTCGCCCAACGACTACAGCCGGAAGAAATGAGCTGAGTTTCATTCCTTCCGGCTGTTATTCTGATGTCACCATCAAATGTGTTATCATTGACTTTGCAGCTTGTACATGTTATACTTTAAATAGGCAACAACATTATTTTGCAGTTATTATTGTTATTTAAAAAGATAAAAAAATGACGTCCACATTGATTGATATCATTAAAATGTTGACGTTATAATATTACGTGGAAAGGAATGATAAAATATGATGGTATTACTTGCAAAGCCGGTTGATCAGGCAATAGTTCTTAATCCTGATAAAGCCGATGAATTCATCAATAAAAGAATAGATCCGCAAGTTAAAGCGGAAATACTTAGAAAAGCCGAAAGAATCAGAAAAACATACGTATGGGACGATAGATTTAAAAAATAATTTATGAGCAGATCATCACACTTTGCTGTTATAGACACAGAAACAAACTGGCATGATGAAGTCATGTCCATTGGAATAGTAATTTCAGATTCACTCACTTTCAGACCGATAGGAACAAAGTATTATCTGATCGATCCGGAGTACCGTTCCGGCGGGATGTATTCAAATGTGATCAGTGTCCCGAATCATTCAGTTGATATGTGCGGTTCAAGAGAAGCTGTCATAGCTAACCTCGCACAGGGACTGAAGGCCTGCAACGTTAAAGGGATTTTCGCATATAATGCAAAATTCGACTGCGGTCATCTTCCTGAACTGAGCAGTTTCCAGTGGTACGATATTATGAAACTGGCTGCTTACAGGCAGTATAACAGAGCTATACCGGAAAATGCTGACTGCTTCATGACCGGAAGACTGAAACGAAATTACGGGGTTGAACCGATCATGCAGATGCTTTCCGGAAAAAGTT from Ruminococcus sp. HUN007 encodes:
- a CDS encoding class I SAM-dependent methyltransferase, with the protein product MELKLGDVQTTALIPLAIKANETLRKKPRIRDQKAVEIIKALNIETDQYDKFMSHEGVVARTIMLDRQLKEIIKKNPDTVVVNVGAGFDDRFSRVDNGKILWFDLDLPDAVAARKKAFDERDRVTMIAGSALEDSWCGQVKEALKGRKSEPVFLAEGLFMYFTFDQIRTFLEILKNNFPDGGTLIAEQNCKMMVKMEKQHDTVRNTNAHFLSGTDTAQEIADLTDGIRLVEEHSFNEEATKYTLRAKLFALLFPKMNDRWATFRW
- a CDS encoding 1-deoxy-D-xylulose-5-phosphate synthase, whose translation is MIIDRINSPADVKKLNSDELIALAADVRKGLMNRLSKRGGHFGPNFGFVEATIALHYVFDSPKDKFVFDVSHQCYTHKILTGRKAAFYSDEHFGDISGYTNPEESEHDFFNVGHTSTSVSLACGLAKARDLNGGKENIIAVIGDGSLSGGEALEGLNFASELKSNFIIIVNDNDMSIAENHGGLYKNLKDLRDSGGRCECNLFKAMGLDYMYVAEGNDISKLIEAFKKVKDTDHPTVVHIRTVKGRGYEIAEKEKENWHWHMPFDPENPDAPSEGSGEDYGSMTCDYLLAKMKKDKSVVAMVAAVPVNIGFTEEKRKEAGDQYVDVGIAEEHAVAMASGIAKNGGKPVFATHSSFFQRTYDQISQDLCINGNSATLLVNTASVFGMHDITHLGIFDIPMISNIPNMVYLAPTCCEEYFAMLDWSIEQNSFPVAVRIPCNGVVHSDRTFDTDYSDLNKYKVTAEGEKIAVIALGDFYQTGEKLAALIKEKTGTAPTLINPRYITGIDAELLESLKKNHDRVITLEDGILDGGFGEKISRFYGPSEMKVYNYGLKKEFIDRYSVDDILKANRITPELICEDVL
- a CDS encoding ATP-binding cassette domain-containing protein, with protein sequence MGTIIEIKNVTKEFKTLNRHEGLKGSLKDLFSRDYKTVRAVDNVSMSIDQGEIVGYLGPNGAGKSTTIKMMTGVLEPTSGEILVGGNVPYKNRSKNAAEIGVVFGQRTQLWWALPLIESFRLLKDIYQISDKDYNDMLELYKSLVDIEPLLHKPVRQMSLGQRTLSDILAAFLHNPKIVFLDEPTIGLDVSMKAKIRMLIHELNRQKNTTVILTTHDMGDVDALCRRIVIIDKGKMLYDNDIEHLKGFFGSYRTLKIRVDGDMNTEAEAIKTEVPDFKVSSDDEWISVLVDEEKTKVLDVLGLLQKTHNIRDMKLEEISTEDVIKKIYEEGVQ
- a CDS encoding ABC-2 family transporter protein, whose product is MNLKKYLTFTRAGIIEALQFRLSFVVMVAGNLLYLIVVYFLWKAIYASAGTDTVNGMTFTDTLIYLVLATALFNFMEMYTVWEMGRNIQSGKIVLDLLKPMEYRRLLFWSYSGSFVMQFLLTFLPTFIAVSIVTRGAIHFGINILYFIISVTLAVMINYSIDFLVGTVCLYTESIWGINIMKQVIVLLLSGATIPIAFFPDTMRTVVYYLPFQSIYNAPLSILLDADAEPKTVFSTLGIQLVWCVVMAVLSKAFWKTSLRQITVNGG
- a CDS encoding ABC-2 family transporter protein; translated protein: MKRKSLSFYFRIYCKILAQDLKSKMSYRADFIISTIGMIFTDISGFISFWIMFRNFPSIDGWNYYEILFLYGFSLISLTPVQCFFDNNWSLRQNVYSGDFIKYCFRPINLFFYYQSEVFDIKGLGQLAFGIGTLIYAWIKLGLGCSAFMIIKLIIFLLTASLIMIALQNAAAATCFWIQNSFYVLDLVYRFRDYAKYPVTIFSPVFRFIFTFLMPIAFIAYYPSLVILRPDQIPVLSWLSPVIGVLFFFISYKIWMYGATRYSGTGS
- a CDS encoding GxxExxY protein; translated protein: MILAGVTDVKHLKGIIRPDEDHKLNSPWNIAADFDIDMSLSESGIKGMLEEYDADHNTGMDTAGVAKEITAYTNGYPFFVSRICQIIDTKLVPQYFDSLTEAWTKAGVDEAVRIILSEDNSLFDSVMGKLEEYPDLKLQLRNILFRGDTVAHLPDDEAQKQLRMYGFIYNKHNVVAITNRIFEMRLCTYFIGESRKNEDLKRMASANKTIFAEVDGGLDIPLIMEYFIKEHNRIHGNDTEEFLEAEGRERFLTYLAPIINGTGTYSIEEQTSNQRRMDVVVHYLGRRYVIELKIWHGERYNEKGEKQICDYLDYFDLTVGYMLSFNFNKNKEQGIKKIQIGDKTLYEATL
- a CDS encoding AAA family ATPase — its product is MKVFNTTAMCIPEEHYMVDISERVKEIKKLVDAKKYFTINRARQYGKTTTLTALDTFLSDYYDVISLDFQDLTDGSYLDESSFVKGLAQVLCDTRDSIEIPLPDEFYDSFQTLTAEDKSLVMNDIFRIFDRWCKQNAKPIVLIIDEVDTATNNQVFSGFSR